In Desulfomonile tiedjei DSM 6799, a genomic segment contains:
- a CDS encoding class I adenylate-forming enzyme family protein, whose translation MLIMEMLARNSRMYGSETALIEREPAKNRRTEITWTDFDAQANRTAHVLLKKGIEKGDRVVQLMMNCIDWLPVYFGILRTGAWAVPLNFRFDHATIKRCTQLAEAKVFVFGEEFIDRVNAIKDELKTVKTFIFVGPEEVRPPYAEPYSSLLSSESANDPNIPISILDCAALYFTSGTTGTPKATLLTHRNLESSCYVENCHHHQIHADNFLCIPPLYHTGAKMHWFGNFVVGAKAVILKGVKPRWILEAISEEDVTIVWLLVPWALDILTALENGEIRLSDYNLERWRLMHIGAQPVPPSLIRDWKRVFPHHQYDTNYGLTECTGPGCVHLGMENLHKVGAIGIPGLDYETRILDDQQKLVAPGQIGELAIKGPGVMKEYYRNPEASESVLKDGWLLTGDMARQDEDGFIWLVDRKKDIIITGGENIYPVEIEDFLQAHPKIQDVAVIGMPDTRLGEVTAAVIQVKSGHELTKEEVLAYCQGLPRFKRPREIIFGIIPRNPTGKIEKPRLRKQYSGVESSFKADPLSK comes from the coding sequence ATGTTGATTATGGAAATGCTGGCCCGAAACTCTCGGATGTATGGATCGGAAACAGCGCTTATCGAGCGTGAACCAGCCAAGAACAGGCGAACCGAAATCACCTGGACCGATTTCGACGCTCAGGCAAACAGAACCGCACATGTTCTCTTGAAAAAGGGCATAGAAAAAGGGGACCGAGTAGTCCAACTGATGATGAACTGCATCGATTGGCTGCCTGTGTATTTCGGGATCCTGCGGACCGGTGCTTGGGCGGTTCCTCTGAATTTCAGGTTCGATCACGCTACGATAAAACGCTGTACACAACTCGCAGAAGCGAAGGTTTTCGTTTTCGGCGAAGAGTTCATCGATCGCGTCAACGCCATAAAAGATGAACTGAAAACAGTCAAAACCTTTATTTTCGTCGGACCGGAAGAAGTACGGCCACCGTATGCGGAACCCTACTCTTCCTTGCTGTCGAGCGAAAGTGCCAACGATCCGAATATTCCCATATCGATCTTGGATTGTGCCGCTTTATACTTTACATCAGGAACAACAGGCACTCCAAAAGCAACACTTCTCACACACAGGAATCTCGAGTCTTCGTGTTATGTCGAGAATTGTCATCATCACCAGATTCATGCAGACAATTTTCTTTGTATCCCTCCTCTTTATCACACCGGTGCAAAAATGCACTGGTTCGGCAACTTTGTTGTAGGAGCGAAAGCAGTCATTCTCAAGGGCGTTAAGCCTCGATGGATTCTCGAGGCAATTTCGGAAGAAGACGTGACCATAGTCTGGCTGCTGGTCCCCTGGGCACTGGACATTCTCACAGCCCTGGAAAATGGAGAAATACGTCTTTCAGACTACAATTTGGAGCGATGGCGGCTCATGCACATAGGTGCACAGCCCGTGCCTCCAAGTCTCATACGTGACTGGAAACGGGTTTTTCCGCATCACCAGTACGATACCAATTACGGTCTGACCGAATGCACGGGACCGGGATGTGTTCACCTCGGAATGGAAAACCTTCACAAGGTGGGAGCTATTGGCATACCAGGACTGGACTACGAGACGCGGATTCTTGACGACCAGCAAAAGCTCGTTGCTCCCGGTCAAATTGGCGAGCTGGCTATCAAAGGACCCGGAGTAATGAAAGAATACTACCGGAATCCCGAGGCAAGCGAAAGTGTCCTGAAGGATGGCTGGCTCTTGACAGGCGACATGGCAAGGCAAGATGAAGATGGGTTTATTTGGCTCGTTGATCGCAAGAAAGACATCATCATTACCGGTGGAGAGAACATCTACCCGGTCGAAATAGAAGATTTTCTCCAGGCTCACCCCAAAATCCAGGATGTTGCGGTAATCGGAATGCCGGATACACGCCTGGGCGAAGTCACAGCAGCGGTGATACAGGTTAAGAGCGGCCACGAACTGACGAAAGAAGAAGTCTTAGCCTATTGCCAGGGCTTGCCGCGATTCAAGAGACCCAGAGAGATTATCTTTGGGATTATCCCCCGTAATCCTACCGGCAAAATAGAAAAGCCAAGGTTGAGAAAGCAATATTCAGGCGTTGAATCCAGCTTCAAAGCGGATCCGCTGTCCAAGTAA
- the carB gene encoding carbamoyl-phosphate synthase large subunit yields MPKRSDIKKVMIIGSGPIVIGQACEFDYSGTQACKALRSLGYEIILVNSNPATIMTDPGMADITYIEPLNLQTMTKIIELERPDALLPNLGGQSGLNLSSELYRTGVLEKYGVKIIGVQADAIERGEDRIAFKETMNRLGIEMPRSDPAFSVEEAERIADELGYPVVIRPAYTMGGTGGGLVYNVDELRIVASRGIAASLVGQILVEESVLGWEELELEVVRDAKNQMITVCFIENVDAMGVHTGDSFCTAPMLTIDSSLQERLQKHSYDIVEAIQVIGGTNIQFAHDPKTGRVVVIEINPRTSRSSALASKATGFPIALISAMLAGGLTLDEIPYWRDGTLDKYTPSGDYVVVKFARWAFEKFSGAVDKLGTQMRAVGEVMSIGKTYKEAFHKAIRSLETGRYGFGFVKDFHEKSLGELMALLNEPSSERQFIMYEALRKGADVEILHKKTHIKSWFIQQMKDLVDLEEQILRFKGKDIPDALLERAKKDGFSDRYLAKLLETSEKEVRTKREALGIVEGWEPVPVSGVENAAYYYSTYNAPDRVESSSRPKIMVLGGGPNRIGQGIEFDYCCVHAAFAIRDAGYESIMVNCNPETVSTDYDTSDKLYFEPLTVEDVLSIYRKEKPEGVIVQFGGQTPLNIASELAEAGVRIIGTSPDIIDLAEDRDRFRNMMRKLSIPQPESGMAGSLDEALAVAKSIGYPLMVRPSYVLGGRAMQVIHDETTLTRYMDAAEEVSRERPILIDKFLEKAIEAEADAVADGVDAFVPAVMEHIELAGIHSGDSACVIPPISIPPKHLETIYEYTRKIAMELGVVGLMNIQYAIANDTVYILEANPRASRTVPLVSKVCNIPMARIATQLMLGKKLGQFSTTRKLISHYGVKEAVFPFNMFPEVDPVLGPEMRSTGEVLGLADSFGLAFYKAQEATQVPLPSRGVVLVSVTENERPALLEVVRQFTELGFKIKATAGTHQYLQEHGAQSECALKLHEGRPHIVDHITNKEIHLVINTPDGKISKDDDSYIRKAAIRNKIPHITTIAAAFAAARGIRAINRTKADVKSIQRYHEEIK; encoded by the coding sequence ATGCCAAAACGCAGCGACATCAAGAAAGTTATGATTATAGGCTCAGGGCCGATCGTAATCGGCCAAGCATGCGAGTTCGATTACTCGGGAACCCAGGCATGCAAAGCGCTTCGCTCATTGGGATACGAGATAATACTCGTGAATTCGAATCCGGCTACGATTATGACTGATCCGGGAATGGCAGACATTACGTATATCGAACCGCTAAACCTCCAGACCATGACCAAGATTATCGAACTGGAAAGACCTGACGCGCTGCTTCCCAACTTAGGAGGACAATCGGGCTTGAATCTCTCTTCGGAATTATATCGCACAGGCGTTTTGGAGAAATACGGAGTAAAGATCATTGGAGTTCAGGCTGATGCCATAGAACGCGGAGAGGACCGAATCGCTTTCAAAGAGACTATGAATCGCCTCGGAATTGAGATGCCCCGGAGCGACCCGGCATTCAGCGTGGAGGAAGCAGAAAGAATAGCTGATGAGCTGGGTTACCCTGTGGTAATCAGGCCGGCATACACCATGGGCGGAACAGGAGGCGGCCTGGTTTACAATGTAGACGAGTTGCGCATTGTGGCGAGCCGCGGCATCGCTGCCAGCCTCGTTGGGCAAATTTTGGTAGAAGAATCGGTGTTGGGGTGGGAAGAATTGGAGCTGGAAGTCGTCCGTGATGCCAAAAACCAGATGATTACCGTCTGCTTTATCGAGAATGTGGATGCCATGGGTGTGCACACTGGAGATTCCTTCTGTACCGCTCCCATGCTCACCATCGATTCTAGCTTACAAGAGCGGCTCCAGAAGCACTCGTACGACATTGTTGAAGCAATCCAGGTAATCGGTGGAACGAATATTCAGTTCGCTCACGATCCCAAAACGGGCCGGGTCGTTGTCATCGAAATCAACCCACGAACATCGCGTTCTTCCGCACTGGCTTCGAAAGCGACCGGTTTTCCAATAGCTCTGATTTCCGCAATGCTCGCGGGTGGCCTGACCCTGGATGAAATCCCGTACTGGAGAGACGGCACTTTAGACAAGTACACCCCTTCAGGTGATTATGTCGTGGTGAAGTTCGCACGATGGGCCTTTGAAAAATTCTCCGGTGCTGTAGACAAGCTGGGAACGCAAATGCGTGCTGTAGGGGAGGTAATGAGCATTGGCAAAACCTACAAAGAAGCTTTCCATAAAGCTATTCGGTCTCTTGAGACCGGTCGATATGGATTCGGATTTGTCAAAGATTTTCATGAAAAATCGCTTGGTGAGCTTATGGCCCTGTTAAACGAACCTTCGAGTGAACGACAGTTCATCATGTACGAAGCTTTGCGAAAAGGAGCGGATGTAGAGATCCTGCACAAGAAAACCCATATCAAGTCCTGGTTCATACAACAAATGAAAGACCTGGTGGACCTTGAAGAACAGATTCTTCGGTTCAAAGGAAAGGACATTCCTGATGCACTTCTGGAACGGGCCAAGAAGGACGGCTTCTCCGACCGTTATCTGGCTAAACTCCTTGAAACCTCGGAAAAAGAGGTGAGGACCAAACGTGAAGCTCTCGGTATCGTAGAAGGATGGGAGCCTGTGCCGGTGAGTGGCGTTGAAAACGCTGCGTACTACTACTCTACGTACAATGCGCCGGACAGAGTTGAATCGAGTTCAAGACCTAAAATCATGGTTTTGGGAGGAGGTCCCAACCGAATAGGACAAGGAATAGAATTCGACTATTGTTGTGTTCATGCGGCATTCGCCATCAGGGATGCAGGTTACGAGTCCATTATGGTCAACTGCAATCCCGAGACCGTGTCCACAGATTACGATACGTCCGATAAGCTCTATTTCGAACCGCTGACTGTGGAAGACGTCCTCAGCATTTACAGAAAAGAAAAACCCGAGGGAGTCATTGTGCAATTCGGCGGACAGACTCCCTTGAATATCGCGAGTGAATTGGCTGAAGCCGGAGTCCGAATCATCGGGACATCCCCGGACATCATCGATCTTGCTGAAGACAGAGACCGTTTTCGAAATATGATGCGGAAACTGAGTATACCGCAGCCGGAATCAGGCATGGCAGGAAGTCTCGATGAAGCTCTGGCAGTAGCAAAAAGCATTGGCTATCCCTTGATGGTGAGACCGTCGTACGTCCTGGGCGGCCGCGCAATGCAGGTCATTCATGACGAGACAACCCTGACCCGATACATGGATGCCGCTGAGGAGGTTTCACGAGAAAGGCCCATTCTCATAGACAAATTCCTCGAAAAAGCTATTGAGGCAGAAGCGGACGCTGTGGCCGACGGAGTAGACGCATTCGTCCCGGCAGTAATGGAACACATAGAGCTGGCTGGTATCCATTCGGGTGATTCCGCGTGCGTGATTCCGCCGATCAGTATCCCACCCAAACACCTTGAGACGATTTACGAGTACACGCGGAAGATTGCAATGGAATTGGGTGTGGTGGGTTTGATGAACATTCAGTACGCGATAGCAAACGATACCGTGTATATCCTGGAAGCGAATCCAAGAGCCTCTCGTACTGTGCCGCTCGTTTCTAAAGTGTGCAATATTCCCATGGCACGGATTGCTACACAACTCATGCTTGGCAAGAAACTCGGGCAATTTTCCACGACTCGCAAGTTGATCAGCCATTACGGTGTGAAAGAAGCCGTTTTTCCGTTCAACATGTTTCCTGAAGTCGACCCGGTGCTAGGGCCTGAAATGCGATCGACAGGAGAGGTGCTCGGTCTTGCCGATTCCTTCGGACTTGCTTTCTACAAGGCGCAAGAAGCTACCCAAGTTCCCCTTCCTTCCCGGGGTGTGGTTCTCGTGTCCGTAACGGAGAATGAGCGACCGGCTCTTCTCGAAGTGGTACGACAATTCACGGAATTAGGATTTAAGATTAAGGCTACCGCCGGTACTCACCAGTATCTTCAGGAACACGGCGCCCAATCTGAATGCGCCCTCAAGCTGCATGAAGGCCGTCCCCATATCGTAGATCACATTACCAATAAAGAGATTCATCTCGTGATCAACACACCGGACGGTAAAATCAGCAAAGATGACGATTCATATATCCGCAAAGCAGCTATCAGAAACAAGATACCTCATATTACGACGATAGCTGCGGCATTCGCGGCTGCTCGAGGAATACGAGCGATAAACCGGACAAAAGCTGACGTAAAATCCATTCAGCGCTATCATGAAGAAATCAAATAA
- a CDS encoding YgaP family membrane protein translates to MLRELIPATNERVPLHTNDEVNEQIRLKTLQDIDKYKLHTEGIDARLEELDHEWDTERFLEANASTIVLISTILAASHSMYWLTLTGMIGFFLLQHALQGWCPPLPLIRRFGYRTADEINKERTALKFIRGDYAAYCTDPETVKNLV, encoded by the coding sequence ATGTTGCGAGAATTGATACCTGCCACCAACGAACGAGTTCCCCTGCACACGAATGATGAGGTAAACGAGCAGATCAGACTGAAGACACTCCAGGATATCGACAAGTACAAGCTTCACACGGAAGGTATCGATGCTCGACTCGAGGAGCTCGATCACGAATGGGATACGGAACGATTCCTCGAGGCAAATGCTTCAACGATTGTTCTGATAAGCACCATATTGGCTGCGTCGCACAGTATGTACTGGTTGACTCTCACGGGAATGATCGGATTCTTTCTCCTCCAGCATGCTCTCCAGGGATGGTGTCCACCACTGCCGCTAATCAGAAGATTTGGATACAGGACCGCAGATGAAATCAACAAAGAAAGAACGGCCCTGAAATTCATTCGAGGGGATTATGCCGCTTATTGTACCGATCCGGAAACTGTTAAGAATTTGGTATAG
- a CDS encoding amidohydrolase family protein, with protein MRPKLVHELKLNVDRAFDRLEPRVLHEYAEEHDIDLCLLLPTARSDKVIEENRRFIGFTRKYSRLRTLATLHPLMSNAEEEIRFVLDSGVPGFKFSSFSQKFDICSPEFAFLLEKVERIGNICKTSPVLVFDTFDKGVEFFGADPEHITSPKKLSILVQSHPGLRFLAAHMGGLMHDFDRMRRDLAPASNLFLDTSNAAHTLTEDQFTELLRSFGAHHVLFGTDWPWFDATSERVRIGGLMRKADYSQDEQDSVLGGNALRLFGFEL; from the coding sequence ATGAGGCCGAAGCTCGTCCATGAGTTGAAGTTGAATGTCGATCGGGCGTTCGACAGATTGGAACCCCGAGTTCTTCATGAGTATGCAGAAGAGCATGATATTGACTTGTGCCTGCTACTCCCCACTGCCAGGTCTGACAAGGTGATAGAGGAAAACAGACGATTTATAGGTTTCACTCGAAAGTATTCCCGTTTGCGCACCCTTGCGACATTGCATCCCCTGATGTCGAACGCTGAGGAGGAGATCCGTTTTGTTTTGGATTCGGGTGTACCCGGTTTCAAATTTTCCAGTTTTTCTCAGAAATTCGATATTTGTTCTCCGGAATTTGCATTCCTGTTGGAAAAAGTGGAACGGATCGGCAACATCTGCAAAACGTCGCCTGTCCTGGTGTTTGACACGTTCGATAAAGGAGTCGAATTTTTCGGAGCTGACCCGGAACATATTACTTCACCGAAAAAGCTGTCCATTCTGGTACAGTCCCATCCGGGACTCCGTTTCTTGGCTGCACATATGGGCGGTCTCATGCATGATTTCGATCGAATGCGTCGTGACCTGGCTCCGGCTTCGAACTTGTTTCTCGATACATCCAATGCTGCGCATACATTGACTGAGGATCAGTTCACCGAATTATTGAGATCTTTCGGAGCCCATCATGTGCTCTTCGGAACGGATTGGCCCTGGTTCGATGCTACTTCGGAACGGGTAAGAATCGGTGGGCTCATGCGGAAAGCAGACTACTCGCAAGATGAACAAGATTCGGTACTTGGGGGAAACGCTCTGAGACTGTTCGGTTTTGAATTATAG
- a CDS encoding amphi-Trp domain-containing protein, giving the protein MKNKIEAKGTVEFERALEYFERALEHLKSGDLVLAQGSKSLTFRPEKVVEIEIELEEENGEQEFSFEMKWKPNMKTKEMPEFTLSSSSKRTESGEHSRYPEAGHGVYDTSIANLHLCQRTEGSTESPEPCSEA; this is encoded by the coding sequence ATGAAGAACAAAATCGAGGCAAAGGGGACCGTCGAATTCGAGCGTGCTCTCGAGTACTTTGAACGTGCCCTGGAACATTTGAAATCCGGAGATTTGGTGCTCGCTCAGGGGAGCAAATCGCTTACGTTCCGACCCGAAAAGGTTGTGGAAATAGAAATCGAGCTGGAAGAGGAAAACGGTGAACAGGAGTTTTCCTTTGAGATGAAATGGAAACCGAATATGAAGACGAAAGAGATGCCCGAGTTCACCTTGTCCTCCTCTTCCAAGCGGACCGAATCCGGGGAACACAGTCGGTACCCGGAAGCTGGACACGGTGTCTACGATACCTCAATTGCTAATCTTCACCTATGCCAACGTACCGAAGGGAGCACGGAATCACCGGAACCCTGCTCTGAAGCATGA
- a CDS encoding helix-turn-helix transcriptional regulator, which yields MAENLLSTKEVAKLLKINEKMVYALISEKGLPATKVTGKWLFPQDLVENWIHKETVNFPHEPVPLPDYHGLLIIAGSNDILLDRSLSLFNKKYPEHVAIFGNLGSMGGIRALRKRLCHVATSHLLEEEGQEYNFGAVREALNEIPAIVNFCRREQGILVAKGNPKQIASVADFARPDVCIVNRAPGTGTRLLVNMELKQAGIDPENVNGYGNEVHRHLDVGIEVLSGRADAGPAISAVAGLLDLDFIPIRWERFDLLISKDRFFDEGIQLFLSLLHERSFRELGEALRGYEMSLSGKMVFARAEKERQGQLSERETG from the coding sequence ATGGCTGAAAACCTGCTTTCCACCAAGGAAGTCGCCAAGCTTCTAAAAATTAACGAAAAAATGGTGTACGCCCTGATCTCCGAAAAGGGGTTACCAGCAACCAAAGTCACGGGCAAATGGTTGTTCCCGCAAGACCTTGTAGAGAACTGGATTCACAAGGAGACGGTAAATTTTCCTCATGAACCGGTTCCGCTTCCTGATTATCACGGCTTGCTTATTATTGCCGGAAGCAATGACATCCTGTTGGACCGCAGTCTATCTTTGTTCAACAAGAAGTATCCCGAACACGTGGCTATTTTCGGAAATCTCGGCAGCATGGGAGGTATTCGAGCACTCAGAAAACGACTGTGCCACGTCGCCACGAGTCATTTATTGGAAGAAGAAGGCCAAGAATACAATTTTGGCGCAGTGAGAGAAGCGCTGAACGAGATTCCAGCCATCGTGAATTTTTGCCGACGTGAACAAGGTATCCTCGTTGCCAAGGGAAATCCGAAACAGATCGCATCCGTGGCGGATTTTGCACGTCCCGATGTTTGTATCGTCAACCGCGCGCCGGGAACGGGAACCAGGCTGCTCGTTAATATGGAGTTGAAGCAGGCCGGCATCGATCCGGAAAATGTAAACGGCTATGGCAATGAGGTACATAGGCATCTCGATGTCGGGATCGAGGTTCTCTCGGGGAGAGCCGATGCAGGACCGGCCATTTCAGCCGTCGCCGGATTGCTCGACCTGGATTTTATACCCATCCGATGGGAACGTTTTGACCTGCTCATATCAAAGGATCGTTTTTTTGATGAAGGCATACAGCTTTTTCTTTCGCTGCTTCATGAACGCTCCTTTCGAGAGCTCGGAGAAGCATTGAGAGGCTACGAAATGAGTCTCAGTGGAAAAATGGTTTTTGCCCGGGCTGAAAAGGAACGCCAAGGGCAACTTTCAGAGAGGGAGACAGGATGA
- a CDS encoding substrate-binding domain-containing protein, giving the protein MIRRACAIGFLVMALFIGTVWAEEKCDGLYGEGDHTFSLATGSPGELGILKELAEAFSKETKTKLCWTKAGSGQSLKLLQDKKVDMIMVHAPAAEKKAIADGWAANRKLIGSNEFYIVGPANDPAKIGEAKTAADAYSKIAGSQAKFFSRGDSSGTHKKEMDIWKKAAIDPQGPWYVVTKDFMTATLKRANQENGYFMTDSSTWAAEKQNLPNLKILFRGDPYLVNTYHTLSQPEGATPGQKWAVRFIEFVASDKGQKILSDFGKDKHGEGLYNDANYAKQYDK; this is encoded by the coding sequence ATGATCAGACGTGCATGTGCAATAGGTTTTCTCGTGATGGCATTATTCATCGGGACCGTTTGGGCTGAAGAGAAATGCGACGGTCTCTATGGTGAAGGAGATCACACGTTTTCTTTGGCAACGGGCAGCCCGGGGGAATTAGGCATTCTCAAGGAATTGGCTGAAGCCTTCTCCAAAGAGACCAAGACAAAGCTGTGCTGGACCAAGGCAGGTTCGGGCCAATCGTTAAAACTGCTCCAGGACAAAAAAGTCGACATGATAATGGTTCACGCTCCGGCAGCCGAAAAGAAAGCCATTGCCGACGGCTGGGCCGCGAATAGAAAACTCATCGGTTCCAATGAATTCTATATCGTTGGACCCGCGAACGATCCTGCAAAGATCGGTGAAGCAAAGACTGCCGCAGACGCATATTCAAAGATCGCAGGAAGCCAGGCCAAATTCTTCTCCCGTGGAGATAGCAGCGGCACACACAAGAAAGAAATGGACATATGGAAAAAAGCCGCTATCGATCCTCAAGGCCCTTGGTATGTGGTCACAAAGGACTTCATGACAGCTACTCTCAAGCGGGCAAATCAGGAAAACGGGTACTTCATGACGGACAGCAGCACGTGGGCTGCGGAAAAACAGAATCTTCCAAACCTGAAGATTCTGTTCAGAGGCGATCCGTACCTCGTGAACACCTATCACACGCTGTCCCAGCCTGAAGGAGCGACTCCGGGACAAAAATGGGCTGTCCGGTTCATCGAGTTTGTCGCTTCCGATAAGGGTCAGAAGATTTTAAGCGATTTCGGAAAAGATAAGCACGGCGAAGGCTTGTACAACGATGCGAACTACGCAAAACAATACGACAAGTAA
- a CDS encoding substrate-binding domain-containing protein produces MKKCFSLILVLSLALLYSGAVSAETRLRMSTTTSTENSGLLKVLLPPFEKANNVKVDVISVGTGKALKLGENGDVDVVLVHSRPAEDKFVADGFGVDRKDVMYNDYVIVGPKDDPAKIKGTKSAADAFKRIAEAKAPFISRADDSGTDKKEKQIWKLVGIKPEGAWYVEAGQGMGAVLQMAFDKKGYTLADRGTYVAYQGKTDLEIMTEGDKSLFNPYGVIAVNPKKHPTVNYELTKKFIDFMTGPEGQKIIADFKVNDKQLFFPSAGK; encoded by the coding sequence ATGAAAAAATGTTTTAGTCTGATCCTTGTGCTTAGTTTGGCGTTGCTTTACTCCGGTGCAGTATCCGCTGAAACCAGGCTTCGGATGAGCACAACCACGAGCACGGAAAATTCGGGGTTGCTTAAAGTGTTGCTGCCTCCGTTTGAAAAAGCCAATAACGTGAAAGTAGACGTTATATCAGTGGGCACGGGAAAGGCACTCAAACTTGGCGAAAACGGTGATGTAGATGTGGTGCTGGTTCATTCTCGACCTGCTGAGGACAAATTTGTTGCGGACGGCTTTGGAGTCGATCGCAAAGACGTCATGTACAACGATTATGTGATTGTCGGTCCCAAAGACGACCCGGCAAAGATCAAAGGAACAAAGAGCGCAGCGGATGCTTTCAAGCGTATTGCAGAAGCCAAAGCGCCTTTCATATCAAGGGCTGACGATTCGGGAACTGACAAGAAAGAGAAACAGATTTGGAAGCTAGTGGGGATCAAACCTGAAGGCGCCTGGTATGTAGAAGCGGGCCAGGGGATGGGCGCAGTCCTTCAGATGGCTTTTGACAAGAAAGGCTATACGCTGGCTGACCGTGGAACCTATGTTGCGTACCAGGGGAAGACAGATCTGGAAATAATGACAGAAGGTGACAAATCTCTGTTCAATCCGTACGGAGTAATCGCAGTAAACCCCAAGAAGCATCCGACCGTCAACTATGAACTTACAAAAAAGTTCATCGACTTTATGACCGGTCCTGAAGGTCAGAAGATCATCGCGGATTTCAAAGTGAACGATAAACAACTCTTCTTCCCGAGTGCAGGAAAGTAA
- a CDS encoding ABC transporter permease produces the protein MEFILEGFLSALRMIFSLDREVYFVVWTSLQVSMIAVFFSTLVGVPLGLIAATRTFPGKQALILALNTSMALPTVVVGLLLYAFISRRGPLGELGLLFTPAGVSLGLFMLSLPLVTNLTLSGIQSSDPRLFVTCKLLGATPFQQGIMILKEARFAVMAGIVVAFGRVISEVGIAMMLGGNIRGYTRTMTTAIALETSKGEFELGMALGIFLLAVAFLINGLLFMLQRRKA, from the coding sequence ATGGAATTTATTCTTGAAGGCTTTCTGAGCGCATTGCGCATGATATTCTCGTTGGATCGCGAGGTCTATTTCGTCGTATGGACCTCGCTTCAGGTTTCCATGATTGCGGTTTTTTTCTCAACCCTCGTGGGCGTTCCGCTGGGTTTGATTGCCGCCACCAGAACATTCCCGGGTAAACAGGCGCTCATACTTGCACTGAACACCAGTATGGCGCTTCCCACCGTTGTGGTGGGACTTCTTCTCTATGCTTTCATAAGTCGAAGAGGACCGCTGGGAGAACTGGGGCTTCTTTTTACTCCTGCAGGGGTGAGTCTGGGATTATTTATGCTTTCACTGCCGCTGGTCACGAATTTAACCCTGTCGGGGATACAGAGTTCAGACCCTCGTCTCTTCGTCACCTGCAAGCTCCTGGGTGCGACTCCTTTTCAGCAAGGAATTATGATTCTTAAAGAGGCACGCTTTGCAGTCATGGCAGGAATAGTCGTAGCCTTCGGTCGAGTCATATCCGAAGTTGGGATTGCCATGATGCTCGGTGGCAATATCAGGGGATATACACGGACCATGACGACTGCGATCGCCCTGGAAACGAGCAAAGGGGAATTTGAGTTGGGCATGGCTCTGGGAATCTTTCTTCTAGCGGTCGCGTTTCTCATCAACGGGCTGCTATTCATGCTCCAGCGGAGAAAAGCATGA